A single genomic interval of Spirosoma taeanense harbors:
- a CDS encoding NAD kinase, with translation MKIAIHGRNFPEAARPYIQSMFDELGKRQVEVVLSHIYREFLDGAGVTHNSEATYQTDQGIADADFIFSLGGDGTLLDAVTHVGPQQTPIVGINIGRLGFLATVAPSSIRLMIDALFNGQFSIDERTLVSVRSNQDIFGNLPFGLNDFTITRTQTSSMITVHAYLDGEFLNSYWADGLIISTPSGSTGYSLSCGGPVLLPQTNNFIITPISPHNLNVRPMIVMDTCQLAFEVESRSGNFLAALDSRSFTVDVSTRISVQKEGFKARLVKLSDDNFLNTLRSKLNWGWDIRN, from the coding sequence ATGAAAATTGCCATTCACGGGCGTAACTTCCCCGAAGCGGCCCGACCGTATATCCAGTCGATGTTCGATGAACTGGGCAAGCGGCAGGTCGAGGTTGTCCTTTCTCATATTTACCGCGAGTTTTTAGACGGGGCGGGTGTCACGCACAACAGCGAGGCTACCTACCAGACCGATCAGGGCATCGCCGACGCCGATTTTATTTTTAGTCTCGGGGGCGACGGCACCCTGCTCGATGCCGTTACGCACGTTGGTCCACAGCAGACGCCGATTGTCGGCATTAACATTGGTCGGCTGGGATTTCTGGCTACGGTTGCCCCGTCGTCTATCCGGCTGATGATCGACGCCCTCTTCAACGGCCAGTTCAGCATTGACGAGCGCACTCTGGTCAGTGTTCGCTCCAATCAGGATATCTTCGGAAACCTGCCCTTTGGGCTCAACGACTTTACCATTACGCGCACCCAGACATCGTCCATGATTACGGTCCATGCCTACCTGGATGGTGAATTTCTGAACTCCTACTGGGCCGATGGGCTGATTATTTCGACGCCTTCCGGCTCAACAGGCTATTCGCTTAGCTGCGGTGGGCCGGTGCTGCTGCCCCAAACCAACAATTTTATTATCACGCCCATCAGTCCGCACAACCTCAACGTTCGGCCGATGATCGTCATGGACACCTGCCAGCTTGCCTTTGAGGTCGAGAGCCGCAGCGGGAATTTCCTGGCTGCCCTCGATTCGCGTTCGTTCACGGTAGACGTATCCACCCGAATCAGCGTTCAGAAAGAAGGGTTTAAAGCGCGGCTGGTCAAACTCAGCGACGACAATTTCCTGAACACCCTGCGGAGTAAACTCAATTGGGGCTGGGACATCCGAAATTAA
- a CDS encoding M23 family metallopeptidase — protein sequence MRIVGVVVAVLVGGINVASSQVVIRNSEEPTLYAYCQQFQTLYTRIREQTITPDSARRQFSTIMLGLQARFQSQASPPNDSLQRDSLRRTGQYFVFPIRGYTPRSIGGSHGEGYRGRGFDLFDHTVQGSHPAQDIFISDRNQDYIDDRSGQPVDILAMSSGLVLGIETGWLPGSEYRGGNWIWVYDPRLNGLFYYAHNSSVSVSPGQWVQAGEKLAEMGRTGYNAYKTRSPTHLHLMYLQIKPNGLPEPVNTYPWLLSARLSK from the coding sequence ATGCGGATCGTGGGGGTGGTGGTGGCAGTACTGGTCGGCGGCATCAATGTAGCATCCTCGCAGGTAGTCATCCGGAATTCGGAAGAGCCAACCCTCTACGCGTACTGCCAGCAGTTCCAGACGCTTTACACCAGAATCCGGGAGCAGACCATAACCCCTGACTCGGCCCGTCGGCAATTCAGCACCATTATGCTCGGGCTGCAGGCGCGTTTCCAGAGTCAGGCCAGTCCCCCAAACGACAGCCTGCAGCGTGACAGTCTCCGGCGGACGGGCCAGTATTTTGTTTTTCCAATTCGGGGTTATACGCCCCGGTCAATCGGCGGATCGCATGGGGAAGGGTACCGGGGGCGGGGTTTCGATTTGTTCGATCATACCGTACAGGGAAGTCACCCCGCGCAGGATATCTTTATCAGTGACCGCAACCAGGATTATATTGACGACCGTAGTGGACAGCCGGTCGATATACTGGCCATGAGTAGTGGGCTGGTGTTAGGTATCGAAACGGGCTGGCTGCCCGGCTCCGAGTACCGGGGCGGTAACTGGATCTGGGTGTATGACCCCAGGCTCAACGGGCTGTTTTATTACGCCCACAATAGTTCGGTGAGTGTATCACCCGGGCAGTGGGTGCAGGCCGGCGAAAAACTCGCTGAAATGGGGCGAACCGGGTATAATGCCTATAAAACCCGTTCTCCAACGCATCTCCATCTGATGTATCTTCAGATCAAGCCAAACGGCCTGCCGGAACCTGTGAACACCTATCCGTGGCTGCTTTCGGCCCGGCTCAGTAAGTAG
- a CDS encoding CBS domain-containing protein, translated as MLAAELIDPMLPALKSTDSVGQALDWMQEHRIGQLVLTDQGDYRGVVSEELLMDVGEDGRLLGDVMRLFEQTYAYEDQHLYEILGLVIQNRMEVIAVLSEGREFSGTISANELLKQFAQELGVQEGGAILILNLHERDYSMTEVSRLVESNNVKIISSYFSSAAYGMPDRSRLTLKLNRRDITPVISTLERFGYHIEAAFANAPVESIDQERLDSLLRYLNT; from the coding sequence ATGCTGGCTGCCGAACTTATAGACCCCATGCTCCCGGCCCTAAAATCGACAGATTCCGTTGGTCAGGCCTTAGATTGGATGCAGGAGCACCGCATTGGACAACTTGTGCTGACTGACCAGGGTGATTACCGGGGGGTGGTGAGCGAAGAATTGCTAATGGACGTCGGCGAAGACGGTCGGCTCCTGGGCGATGTCATGCGTCTGTTCGAGCAGACCTATGCGTATGAAGATCAGCATCTCTATGAAATTCTGGGCCTGGTTATCCAGAACCGGATGGAAGTAATTGCCGTGTTGAGCGAAGGACGTGAATTTTCTGGTACGATTTCTGCAAATGAGTTGCTGAAGCAGTTTGCGCAGGAGCTGGGTGTGCAGGAAGGCGGGGCTATTCTGATTCTGAACCTTCATGAACGGGATTACTCCATGACGGAAGTTAGTCGGCTGGTTGAATCCAACAACGTCAAAATCATCAGCAGTTATTTTTCGAGCGCTGCTTATGGGATGCCCGACCGGTCGCGGCTGACGCTTAAACTCAACCGCCGGGATATCACCCCCGTCATTTCAACACTCGAACGATTTGGTTATCATATCGAAGCGGCTTTCGCCAATGCACCTGTAGAAAGCATTGATCAGGAGCGGCTCGACTCGCTGCTTCGTTACCTGAACACGTAG
- a CDS encoding helix-turn-helix domain-containing protein has product MKLALEHINPDTDSSFHILLTPHLTDVFMWHYHPEYEIVFIDGASGTRHVGEHISRYEGSDLVFIGPNIPHLNFDYGVKTDYRKVVVQLSENFLGEQFWRAPEFADIARLFEAARGGVSFYGETKRLVGERLETLTRLAHFDRMMALLGIFQQLATSDERTQLHGKPVNNQYNLQEQQRLRRVYQHIEENYPRKMDIAEMADLINLTDAAFCRYFKRMTRLTFTQFLNQYRINQAQKLLLTDHNVTEACFATGFESVSYFNRIFRKVTGENPLQFKKRHLA; this is encoded by the coding sequence ATGAAGCTGGCTTTAGAGCATATCAACCCCGATACGGACAGTTCGTTTCATATTTTGCTGACTCCGCATCTGACCGACGTATTCATGTGGCACTACCACCCGGAATACGAGATCGTTTTTATTGACGGAGCCAGCGGAACCCGACACGTCGGCGAGCATATCTCACGGTACGAAGGCAGCGACCTGGTTTTTATCGGCCCGAACATTCCTCACCTGAATTTCGATTATGGCGTAAAGACCGACTATCGGAAAGTAGTCGTGCAGCTAAGCGAAAACTTCCTGGGCGAGCAGTTCTGGCGGGCGCCGGAGTTCGCCGACATTGCCCGTCTGTTTGAAGCTGCCCGGGGTGGGGTCTCGTTTTACGGTGAAACCAAACGGCTGGTTGGCGAGCGGCTGGAAACCTTAACCCGATTAGCGCACTTCGACCGGATGATGGCCCTGCTGGGCATTTTTCAGCAACTGGCTACGAGCGACGAACGAACGCAGTTGCACGGCAAGCCAGTCAATAATCAGTACAACCTGCAGGAGCAGCAGCGACTCCGGCGTGTTTATCAGCATATCGAGGAAAACTACCCGCGTAAAATGGACATCGCCGAAATGGCGGATCTAATTAATCTGACGGATGCGGCTTTCTGCCGGTATTTTAAGCGAATGACGCGCCTGACCTTTACGCAGTTTCTGAATCAATACCGGATCAATCAGGCGCAGAAACTGCTGCTGACCGACCATAACGTAACGGAGGCCTGCTTCGCGACGGGGTTTGAAAGCGTTTCCTATTTCAACCGCATTTTCAGGAAGGTAACGGGCGAGAATCCGCTGCAATTTAAAAAACGGCACCTGGCCTAA
- a CDS encoding CCA tRNA nucleotidyltransferase, with protein sequence MNFSDTLQKNPLFALIAREADALGVRAYVIGGFVRDLVLGRPSKDIDVVCLGSGIALAEAVGKALRTKVSVFPNFGTAMLRALHESQDWEIEFVGARKESYRSDSRKPIVEDGTLEDDQNRRDFTINAMGISLNQTDFGELVDPFDGILDLKRKIIRTPLNPDVTFSDDPLRMMRAVRFASQLNFDIEPDTFDAIMRMNERISIVSRERVTDELNKIILSPTPSYGFKLLYHAGLLERIFPELIALKGVETIEGKGHKDNFYHTLQVLDNIANRTDTSPALLENELWLRWAALLHDIAKPATKRFDQKVGWTFHGHEDLGARWVPGIFRTMKLPLHEHMRFVQKLVRLHLRPIALTKEQITDSALRRLLVDAGDDLDGLMALCRADITSKNYEKVQKHLRNFDRVERKLHDLEERDKLRNFQPVITGELIMETFNLPPSKEVGELKAVMREAILDGLVANTLDAAYPLLLEEGRKRGLTVAKELSELKSGAVPAEDEKPV encoded by the coding sequence ATGAATTTCAGCGACACGCTTCAGAAAAACCCTCTTTTTGCGCTTATCGCCCGCGAAGCCGACGCGCTCGGCGTCCGGGCATACGTTATTGGCGGGTTTGTGCGCGATCTGGTGCTCGGCCGTCCCTCCAAAGATATCGATGTGGTCTGCCTCGGCAGTGGTATTGCCCTGGCCGAAGCTGTTGGAAAGGCGCTGCGCACGAAAGTTTCGGTCTTTCCAAACTTCGGCACGGCCATGCTGCGGGCTCTGCATGAGTCGCAGGATTGGGAAATTGAGTTTGTCGGTGCCCGCAAGGAATCGTACCGGAGCGACTCGCGCAAACCCATCGTGGAAGACGGCACCCTTGAAGACGATCAGAACCGACGGGATTTCACCATCAATGCCATGGGCATCAGCCTGAATCAGACCGATTTTGGTGAACTGGTTGATCCCTTCGATGGCATTCTGGATCTCAAACGTAAGATTATCCGCACTCCGCTCAACCCCGACGTAACGTTCTCCGACGACCCCCTGCGGATGATGCGCGCCGTGCGGTTTGCTTCCCAGCTCAATTTCGACATCGAGCCGGATACCTTCGACGCTATCATGCGCATGAACGAGCGCATCAGCATCGTTTCGCGGGAACGCGTGACCGACGAGCTCAATAAGATTATTCTGTCACCTACTCCGTCCTATGGCTTTAAGCTGCTGTACCACGCCGGTCTACTCGAACGGATTTTCCCCGAGTTAATCGCCTTGAAAGGGGTTGAGACGATTGAGGGCAAAGGCCACAAGGATAATTTTTACCATACCCTGCAGGTGCTGGACAATATCGCCAACCGGACCGATACGTCGCCTGCCCTGCTCGAAAACGAGCTCTGGCTACGCTGGGCGGCCTTGCTGCACGACATTGCCAAACCCGCCACCAAACGCTTTGATCAGAAAGTGGGCTGGACGTTTCACGGCCACGAGGATTTAGGAGCGCGGTGGGTTCCGGGCATTTTTCGGACGATGAAGCTGCCGCTGCATGAACACATGCGCTTCGTGCAAAAACTCGTCCGGCTGCACCTGCGGCCCATTGCCCTGACCAAAGAGCAGATCACGGACTCGGCCCTGCGCCGGCTGCTGGTCGACGCGGGCGATGACCTGGATGGATTGATGGCCCTTTGCCGCGCCGACATTACGTCGAAGAACTACGAGAAAGTGCAGAAACACCTGCGAAACTTCGACCGCGTCGAACGCAAGCTGCATGATCTGGAGGAGCGCGACAAGCTGCGTAACTTCCAGCCGGTCATTACGGGTGAACTGATCATGGAAACCTTTAACTTGCCGCCCTCAAAAGAAGTCGGCGAGCTTAAGGCTGTCATGCGCGAAGCCATCCTGGATGGTCTGGTTGCCAATACCCTCGATGCGGCTTACCCCCTGCTGCTCGAAGAAGGCCGCAAACGCGGCCTGACCGTAGCGAAAGAATTATCGGAACTGAAATCGGGGGCAGTTCCGGCAGAAGATGAGAAACCTGTTTAA
- a CDS encoding DUF6089 family protein — translation MKKNHYLTAGVLAAFMLLGNAADSLAQRQLNARFVPYSSVSFGVGSSHYYGDVAGYRKFLKATYIMPRWNVGLGYTRQFTPNFAARAMFTWARIAGDDYTFNKNDYVESGQQYARNLHFRNDLKEFALTGIYNFVADGRNSNMRAKFTPYVFGGVALLAHSPEARTPAPPNNEPYEAQKWVKLQPLHTEGQGQPGRDKPYSLVTASVPVGFGLRYALNESFNVAFEIGYRYSFTDYLDDVGDGGYPDPATLEGLSKIMSDRRFERNAARIKPAPDRYTKAQELFNINPTLFSSEERGARGYITDGYLLTSFQIHYIIPGKIKCPPIK, via the coding sequence ATGAAGAAAAACCATTATCTGACAGCGGGCGTTTTGGCGGCATTTATGCTGCTCGGCAACGCAGCAGATAGCCTGGCTCAACGCCAACTTAATGCTCGGTTTGTGCCCTATTCGTCGGTTAGTTTCGGCGTTGGCTCATCGCACTACTACGGGGATGTAGCCGGTTATCGAAAGTTTCTGAAAGCAACTTATATCATGCCGCGCTGGAACGTTGGGTTGGGCTACACCCGCCAGTTTACGCCCAACTTTGCGGCCCGGGCCATGTTCACCTGGGCGCGCATCGCGGGCGACGACTATACGTTCAATAAAAATGATTACGTAGAGAGTGGTCAGCAATATGCCCGGAATCTGCATTTTCGAAACGATCTGAAGGAGTTCGCCCTGACGGGTATCTACAACTTCGTGGCCGACGGACGTAACTCCAACATGCGCGCGAAATTTACACCTTATGTTTTTGGAGGGGTAGCTTTACTGGCTCATAGCCCGGAGGCCCGCACGCCGGCCCCACCGAACAACGAGCCCTACGAAGCGCAGAAATGGGTAAAACTGCAGCCTCTGCACACCGAAGGACAGGGGCAACCCGGCCGGGATAAGCCTTATTCGCTCGTCACGGCGTCGGTTCCGGTAGGGTTTGGTCTGCGGTATGCGCTTAATGAGAGCTTTAACGTAGCCTTCGAAATTGGTTACCGGTATAGCTTCACCGACTATCTGGATGACGTAGGTGATGGAGGGTACCCGGACCCGGCTACTCTGGAGGGGTTGTCCAAAATTATGTCGGATCGCCGGTTCGAACGAAATGCGGCCCGGATTAAGCCAGCTCCTGATCGGTACACAAAAGCGCAGGAGCTGTTCAATATCAATCCTACGCTGTTTAGTAGCGAAGAACGGGGCGCAAGGGGTTACATTACGGATGGCTACCTGCTGACGAGTTTCCAGATTCACTACATTATTCCGGGCAAAATTAAATGTCCGCCCATCAAGTAG
- a CDS encoding L-threonylcarbamoyladenylate synthase yields the protein MNPSIRDIAYQLRQGQLIALADETGWSVAADPINDAAVETLLTLRASMSAGLFPTVLIQNTEQLVLYVARLPDVAYDLVEFAENPLTVVYDQGKNIAGDLWSANDPASTDVTGAVAVRRSLNAEIQRLIGGFGRGLLTIPFESLTLPPAAEAVVKGRFGQLPGMPRRPRIMRLGANGEVSFIRK from the coding sequence ATGAACCCAAGCATCCGCGACATCGCTTATCAACTTCGGCAGGGCCAGCTCATCGCCTTGGCCGACGAAACCGGCTGGTCGGTAGCGGCCGACCCGATTAACGACGCAGCCGTTGAAACCCTGCTGACGTTGCGAGCGAGTATGTCGGCTGGTCTGTTCCCAACTGTCCTGATTCAGAACACCGAACAACTGGTACTATATGTAGCCAGGCTACCGGATGTGGCCTATGACCTGGTTGAGTTCGCCGAAAACCCGCTCACGGTCGTTTACGACCAGGGCAAAAACATCGCCGGCGATTTATGGTCGGCAAACGACCCGGCCAGTACCGACGTAACGGGTGCGGTTGCCGTCCGGCGATCGCTCAACGCGGAAATACAGCGCCTGATTGGTGGCTTCGGCCGGGGTCTTCTGACCATTCCGTTCGAATCGCTGACGCTGCCGCCAGCCGCCGAAGCCGTAGTAAAGGGGCGGTTTGGCCAGTTGCCGGGTATGCCCAGACGGCCGCGCATCATGCGCCTGGGCGCGAATGGCGAAGTTAGTTTTATCAGAAAATAA
- a CDS encoding anthranilate synthase component II, translating to MKLLVVDNFDSFTYMLVDYLRQAGATCHVVRNNESLARLTNLSVNGVVLSPGPGTPRQAGRLMDVIAHYAGRVPLLGVCLGHQAIGEFYGATLAPAALPMHGKVSTIRVQTDDVLFQGLPGQFSVTRYHSLVLRDLPDTLISTALTDQNEVMAIRHAALPIWGVQFHPEAALTQFGLPMVLNWINFLKFSTIEQEDSASFELLC from the coding sequence ATGAAACTGCTGGTGGTTGATAATTTTGATTCGTTTACCTACATGCTTGTCGATTATCTGCGGCAGGCGGGGGCTACGTGTCACGTTGTGCGCAACAACGAATCGCTTGCCCGACTAACGAATTTGTCGGTCAATGGGGTTGTGTTATCGCCTGGTCCGGGAACGCCCCGGCAGGCCGGTCGGCTGATGGATGTCATTGCCCACTATGCCGGCCGGGTGCCCCTGCTGGGCGTGTGCCTAGGGCATCAGGCGATTGGCGAATTTTACGGAGCCACGCTGGCGCCGGCCGCTTTACCTATGCACGGCAAAGTATCGACCATCCGGGTGCAGACCGACGATGTTCTGTTTCAGGGACTGCCCGGGCAGTTTAGCGTAACCCGCTACCATTCGCTGGTGCTGCGCGATCTGCCCGATACGCTGATCAGTACCGCCCTAACTGATCAGAATGAGGTGATGGCCATTCGTCATGCTGCATTGCCGATATGGGGTGTACAGTTTCACCCCGAGGCTGCCCTGACGCAGTTTGGTCTGCCAATGGTATTGAATTGGATTAATTTCTTAAAATTTAGCACTATCGAACAGGAGGATTCCGCTTCGTTCGAGTTACTTTGTTAA
- a CDS encoding phytanoyl-CoA dioxygenase family protein, producing the protein METQPTMAPAGPPANAHKDIPGNPSTATSSKINLNDRSNGKPLRVLSEEDWQFWITNGYVIVKQAVPRENAERLARLLWEFEEKDPTDPDTWYAPARAEMKMKELTNSGMVELYNHQFEWDNRQYPRVYDAFVDIWGTEKLWVTIDRANLNFPVRPGHEFKGFIHWDYDPETRPQNVQGVLALADQTDENMGGFQCIPELYRTYDTWKVTQPADRDRFKPDTAGFDLVKVKLEAGDLLIFNSTQPHGIRPNLSKDKVRIAQYISMMPAQEDNEELRQWRITSWRERQAPEGYAFPGDPRQWEKTRYQTADLTELGEKLLGLRTW; encoded by the coding sequence ATGGAAACCCAACCCACAATGGCTCCGGCTGGCCCTCCGGCGAATGCGCATAAGGACATTCCGGGCAATCCCTCTACCGCAACCAGTAGTAAGATCAACCTAAACGACCGTTCGAATGGAAAACCCCTGCGTGTGCTGTCTGAAGAAGACTGGCAGTTCTGGATCACCAACGGGTACGTCATCGTTAAACAGGCCGTGCCGCGCGAAAACGCCGAACGGCTCGCCCGGTTGCTGTGGGAATTTGAAGAGAAAGACCCCACCGACCCCGACACCTGGTATGCCCCCGCCCGGGCCGAGATGAAGATGAAGGAGTTGACCAACAGCGGCATGGTCGAACTCTATAACCATCAGTTCGAATGGGACAACCGCCAGTATCCGCGCGTTTACGACGCCTTCGTCGACATCTGGGGCACCGAAAAACTTTGGGTAACGATCGACCGCGCCAACCTGAACTTTCCGGTCCGGCCGGGCCACGAGTTCAAAGGGTTCATTCACTGGGATTACGACCCCGAAACGCGGCCCCAGAACGTTCAGGGTGTGCTGGCCCTGGCCGACCAGACCGACGAAAACATGGGCGGCTTTCAGTGTATTCCCGAACTCTACCGGACCTACGATACGTGGAAAGTGACTCAGCCCGCCGATCGCGACCGGTTCAAGCCGGATACCGCTGGATTCGATCTGGTGAAAGTGAAGCTTGAAGCTGGCGACCTGCTGATTTTTAACAGCACCCAGCCACACGGGATTCGGCCGAACCTATCCAAAGATAAAGTCCGGATTGCGCAGTACATCTCGATGATGCCGGCTCAGGAAGACAATGAAGAACTGCGGCAATGGCGCATTACGTCCTGGCGTGAACGGCAGGCCCCCGAGGGCTACGCGTTTCCCGGCGACCCGCGCCAGTGGGAAAAAACCCGCTATCAGACGGCCGACCTGACCGAACTGGGCGAAAAACTCCTGGGTCTTCGGACGTGGTAG
- the porG gene encoding type IX secretion system protein PorG yields MSKRYQHIARLIIAGLFISLAAQAQKLEVGGGVGGMLYKGDVSTHLNPRFYKPAANMFLRYNATRSFSLRGGLAIGGIRGEDRFSRDPFQQARDFSFNSRISEATIDLEYNFLNYIPQPKVKNWTPYVFGGIGLYSVRNAVIRARGFVNFPLGIGVKYEINRPWSVGLELGTRFTNSDYLDALGERTFGVTSAKRAQGNPALKDSYTYTAITFSYTFYRLVCP; encoded by the coding sequence GTGAGCAAACGATACCAACACATAGCCCGGCTGATCATAGCCGGGCTTTTTATCAGTCTTGCTGCGCAGGCGCAGAAACTTGAGGTTGGGGGCGGAGTTGGCGGTATGCTGTATAAAGGCGACGTGTCCACCCATCTGAATCCGCGCTTCTACAAGCCGGCGGCCAATATGTTCCTGCGTTACAACGCCACCCGCTCGTTCTCGCTCCGGGGCGGCCTGGCCATTGGTGGCATCCGGGGCGAAGACCGTTTCAGCCGGGACCCGTTTCAGCAGGCCCGCGACTTTTCATTCAACAGCCGCATCAGCGAAGCCACTATAGACCTGGAATATAATTTTCTCAATTATATTCCGCAGCCTAAAGTCAAAAACTGGACGCCTTACGTATTTGGGGGCATCGGGCTGTACAGTGTTCGGAATGCGGTCATACGCGCGCGGGGTTTCGTGAATTTCCCCCTCGGCATCGGCGTCAAATACGAAATCAATCGGCCGTGGAGCGTAGGGCTGGAGTTGGGCACGCGCTTTACCAATTCGGACTATCTGGACGCGCTGGGCGAACGCACGTTCGGTGTAACGTCGGCCAAACGGGCGCAGGGAAATCCGGCCCTGAAAGACAGCTATACCTATACGGCCATTACGTTTAGCTATACGTTCTATCGGCTCGTTTGCCCGTAA
- a CDS encoding alpha/beta fold hydrolase produces MNYQIREDAGFRYVDEGQGDVLLLLHGLFGALSNWDGVIDGFADRYRVVIPLMPIYEMPMREASLEGLVAFIEKFVAHKQLMDLTLLGNSLGGHIALLYTFKHPHQVQRLVLTGSSGLFENGMGGSFPKRGSYDYIAERVAYTFYDPNVASKDLIDEVFEITSSIPKCMSIVGIAKSAQRNNVAKDLHQIQVPTLLVWGLNDTITPAEVGYEFNRLIVNSELHFIDKCCHAPMMECPKRFNQLLDNWLIRHPLGELVG; encoded by the coding sequence ATGAACTACCAAATTCGGGAAGATGCGGGATTCCGCTACGTAGACGAGGGTCAGGGCGATGTGTTGCTGCTGCTGCACGGCCTGTTCGGCGCGCTTAGCAACTGGGATGGGGTCATTGATGGGTTCGCTGACCGGTACCGGGTGGTGATTCCACTCATGCCGATTTATGAAATGCCCATGCGTGAAGCCAGTCTGGAAGGGCTGGTCGCCTTCATCGAAAAATTCGTAGCCCACAAACAACTGATGGATCTGACGCTGCTGGGCAACTCGCTGGGTGGTCATATCGCGTTGCTTTATACCTTCAAGCACCCCCATCAGGTTCAGCGCCTGGTGCTGACGGGCAGCTCGGGGTTGTTCGAAAACGGCATGGGCGGCTCGTTCCCCAAGCGCGGTAGTTACGATTATATTGCCGAGCGCGTGGCCTATACGTTCTACGATCCGAACGTAGCATCGAAGGATCTGATCGACGAGGTGTTTGAAATCACGAGCAGCATTCCCAAGTGCATGAGTATCGTAGGTATAGCCAAATCGGCGCAGCGCAACAACGTCGCTAAAGACCTACACCAGATTCAGGTACCGACGCTGCTCGTCTGGGGGCTGAATGACACCATTACGCCCGCCGAAGTAGGCTATGAGTTCAACCGGCTGATCGTCAATTCCGAGCTCCATTTCATTGACAAGTGCTGCCACGCCCCCATGATGGAATGTCCGAAGCGGTTCAACCAACTGCTCGATAACTGGCTGATCCGGCATCCGCTGGGCGAGCTGGTTGGGTAG
- a CDS encoding NAD(P)/FAD-dependent oxidoreductase, which translates to MHTPESPVIIVGAGVAGLTCAVYLKQAGIDALVLEAADGVGGRVRTDRVDGFRLDRGFQILLTAYPEAQRLLNYTALALKPFRSGALIHHAETGSDARWMTLLNPFQEPHKVFQTLASPVGRFNDKLRIVELLRQTQGLPIDELFRQTPVTTLAFLEEFGFSDQIIERFFRPFFGGVFLEDALTTSSNFFEFCFRMFFTGDAAVPARGIGAIADQLADRLSPGQIRLNAPVMALDGNTVRLTNGETRTAPTIVLAVDAAQANLLLGRSASANDPERLFNHTTCTYFAAASSPNHQRLLMLNTNRSSAVHNLAVMSDVAPDYAPAGQTLVSVSTQGLELVSEAALTERIQRELTDWFGNEVQQWRHLQTYHIPHALPAYNPDYAWANTVHQPLKLAEHLYQCGDQTTYPSLNAAMQTGREVAELIRRQ; encoded by the coding sequence ATGCACACGCCAGAATCGCCCGTTATTATTGTCGGCGCCGGAGTTGCCGGACTCACCTGCGCTGTTTATCTCAAACAGGCCGGTATTGACGCGCTTGTACTCGAAGCGGCCGACGGCGTAGGCGGACGGGTTCGCACGGATCGGGTCGATGGGTTTCGGCTCGACCGGGGGTTCCAGATTCTGCTAACGGCGTATCCGGAGGCTCAACGGCTATTGAATTATACGGCGCTCGCTTTGAAGCCGTTCCGGTCCGGAGCGCTGATTCACCATGCCGAAACCGGATCCGATGCCCGCTGGATGACGCTACTGAATCCGTTTCAGGAGCCGCACAAGGTTTTCCAGACGCTGGCTTCACCAGTGGGTCGCTTCAACGACAAGCTGCGGATTGTTGAGCTGCTTCGCCAAACCCAGGGTCTGCCCATTGACGAATTATTCCGGCAGACGCCGGTAACGACGCTGGCATTTTTAGAGGAGTTCGGTTTTTCGGACCAGATTATCGAGCGTTTTTTCCGGCCGTTTTTCGGGGGTGTTTTTCTGGAAGATGCGCTCACGACATCGAGTAATTTCTTTGAATTTTGCTTCCGGATGTTTTTCACCGGCGATGCGGCCGTACCGGCGCGGGGTATTGGCGCCATCGCCGATCAGCTGGCCGATCGGTTGTCGCCGGGACAAATTCGACTCAACGCACCCGTTATGGCGCTTGACGGCAACACCGTCCGGCTAACCAATGGTGAGACAAGGACGGCTCCAACGATAGTGCTGGCCGTTGATGCCGCCCAGGCCAATCTGTTACTCGGTCGCTCCGCATCGGCCAACGACCCGGAACGCCTGTTCAACCATACCACCTGCACGTATTTTGCGGCCGCCAGCAGCCCAAACCACCAGCGGCTGCTGATGCTGAATACCAACCGAAGCTCGGCGGTGCATAATCTCGCCGTGATGAGCGACGTGGCTCCGGATTATGCGCCGGCTGGTCAAACGCTTGTCTCGGTCAGCACTCAGGGGCTTGAATTGGTCAGCGAAGCGGCTCTTACCGAACGCATCCAGCGGGAACTAACCGATTGGTTTGGCAATGAGGTGCAGCAGTGGCGGCATTTGCAGACGTACCATATTCCTCATGCCCTGCCCGCCTATAACCCGGATTACGCCTGGGCCAACACGGTGCATCAGCCGCTGAAACTGGCCGAGCACCTCTATCAGTGTGGCGACCAGACCACCTACCCATCGCTCAACGCGGCCATGCAAACCGGACGGGAAGTCGCCGAACTAATCCGTCGGCAATAA